TACCTGACCATCCTTGTCTGCTTTTGTTGTGGCGTGATCGGTTTTATTCAATACAAAATCGTTCCTGAATTGGTCAAGATATGCTACAGCCACAACATGCGGCTGCCCGCGGTGAGCGTGTTTGTGATCAACGGGTGCAATTGGCTGTCGAGCCCTTTCTTGCTTTTCGGAATTCCACTGCTACTGGTTACGTTGTTGTTTGCCCTGGGGCGATATGTGGGCCTGATACGATGGGATCCGCCGCTAGTGCGCCGTTTGACGCGTCGCCTCGACGAGGCCGTGGTGTTGCGCTCGCTGGGTCAGGCCGTCGAGCAGCAGCAGGCCCTGCCCGCCGCGGTTGCCTCCTTGGCGAAGCTCTATCCGAAGTCCTATGTTCGGGCGCGCCTGCGGCAAGCCCGGGATCTGATGCGGGGAGGAACCGATTGGTGCGACAGCTTGCAAGCCGCCGGACTGCTCGGATCGGTCGAGGCGTTGGTGCTGAAATCGGCAGAGCGCGTCGAAAATCTGGGCTGGGCCCTGGGGGAGATGGCCGACAGACAGGTCCGTCGTTTTACAGTACGCATCACTACGTTGAACGCGATCGGCTTTCCTGTGGCTTTGCTGGCGATTGCGTCGGTGGTGTTTGCCATAGCGCTCAGCGTGTTCCTGCCTCTGGTGGAGTTGATTGGGAATCTGTCATGAGAAAGCTAAGACGCGGCACCACACTGGTGGAAGTGTCACTGGCGTTGTGCCTGTTGGCCGTGGCCATTGTGGCGACGGCGCAAATACTGACCTTGTGCGCGCGGCAAAGGAAAGCGGCCGATCGTCAGTTCGCCGCACAGATGGAAGCCAGCAACGTCGCCGAGCGCATTGCCGCCATAGACTACGATGATGTTACGGCTGTGTCGCTGGCGGCCATGAAACTGTCGCCCGAGACGCAGTCAGCGCTGGCAGGCGGAGAGTTGGCGATCGACTGCATCGACGCCGCTGAACCGCCGTTGCGTCAAAAACGAATCACGATCGAGGTTACCTGGCCGACACCCCAGGAGGGGAAACGCTCCGTACAGCTCACCACTTGGAAATTCGCAGCGCCAAGATCACCATGATCTACAAGTTGTCACACAACCGACACCCAGCACGTTCCCGCGGACGCACAATGCGGCGGCGTGGGTTCACGCTCGTCGAAATGACGGTTGTCGTTAGCCTGGCATCGATTGTGTTGGGAGGGGTGGCGGTGCTATTGCAAGGCGTTTGGCGCGCCGAGCGGTCGGTCGCGGATCATCGCGCCATAAGGGCCGCGATGTTTCGCCTGGGCGAGCTATTTCGCGCGGACGTCCATGCCGGAAAAGTTGCGGACGCGATGACGCCGCCTGACGGTGCTACGGCAGACAAGATCGCCCTGGCGTTGCCTGGGGATCGCACGGTGGAATACTCGTGGGCAAATGCCCAAATCGAACGCGTCGTAAGGGTCAACGGTGAGATCGTTCACCAGGACACATTCCCGCTCCCTGCGGGTGCGACAGCCGTTTGGCAGGTTGCTGACGCGGAGCCGCGACTGGTCACGCTGCTGATCACCATGCCGCTGGGCGTCAAGCAATTGGAACTGGCCGACAAACGCACGATGCGCATTGATGCCGTGATCGACAGACGCTCGCCGGCCATTGCCCGCGCGAAGTGAGAAACGCATGAACCAGCCACGCCGAATTCATCGAACCACGCAGCGCGGCATCGCCCGGCGGCGCGTCGCGCGGCGTGGTGTTGCGCTGATCGCCGTGCTGTGCTGTCTGATGGTCGCAGCCGTGGTGGTTTTGAACATGCTGCGTTCGACGATTATGGAACAGCGGCAATTGCGCGGGCAACGTCAGCATTTGCAAGCAGAACGATTGGCCGAGGCCGGCCTGGAACGCGGTCTGGCGCAATTGCAGCAATCATCCACGTACGCCGGCGAGATTTGGCGTATTACGGCCGTCGAGCTGGGTGGCGCCTCGGCAGGTGCGGTCACGATTCGCGTCGAGCCACTCAAAGATCGGCCCCAAGAGCGAACGATTCTGGTCCAAGCAGATTATCCCGATGATCCACTGCACCGGGTCCGTAAGACTCGTGAAGCGTCCTTCACACTTTCGCAATGAGAGCGTCGTTATGAAAACGCAACAGCGCGCCATGGTCTTGACCAGCATCCGTCGAACGACAGCGAACCCGTGCGGGCAGCGCTTTCATTGGTTGGATTGCCGGGTTCGGACGGCCCATCGTTCCCAGGCTTGGCGGAGCGGTTTTACTTTGGTCGAGCTGTTGGTGGTCATCGCGATCATTGGGATCCTGGTCAGCATGATGTTGCCAGCCGTACAAGCGGCTCGCGAATCTGCCCGACGATCGATGTGCACCAATAACCTGGCGCAATTGATCCTCGCGGTCCACAACTATGAGTCGGCACACGAGGTCTATCCGCCGGGGACGATTAACGACAAAGGCCCGATTCGCAACGAGCCGAAGGGTTATCACCACAACTGGATTGTGCAAATCCTGCCCTACGTTGACGAAGAAAACGCTTACCGGCAGATCGATCAGAGCGTGAGCGTCTATGCGCCGAAGAACGCCGCGGTTCGGCAGCATTCGATTGGGCTTTTGCAATGTCCTTCGGAGCCTGGACAAATGTGGAATGGCATTGGCGGCACCAATTATGCCGGTTCGCACCACGACGTCGAGGCGCCCATCGACGTTGATAATAACGGTGTCTTCTTCCTAAATAGTCGTCTTCGCTATGAAGACATTCGCGACGGTTCGTCGCATACGATCTTTCTTGCCGAAAAGCGACTTGATGGGAACGATCTGGGCTGGATGAGCGGAACGCGCGCTGCGTTGCGCAACACGGGCACGCCGCTCAACAGCACCGTTCCCTCGGCAGTGGCCTTCGCAGCAGCGGCACCTGGCGCGCCGCCACCGTCGCAGGCTGACGAAGAGGGGACTGTTCAGACTGAAGATGGTGCGCAACCGCCGCAAGCCGACAGCAGCGACAAGCCGGATGCCGGGGATGATCCTCAAAGTAATGAAACACCGGCAGCGCCTCCCACGCAGAGCGAACCTGTCGGCGATGCCGCCGAGCAGGCGAAGGCAACCGTCTCAGCCACGCCGGCGGTACAGGCCAAGGCGCAGGCCAGCGCCGCC
This sequence is a window from Pirellulales bacterium. Protein-coding genes within it:
- a CDS encoding type II secretion system F family protein gives rise to the protein MRPWFVDVGLILFLVFLLVRLRWHADLHIAAMALRLLKFCAWLVFFAALLAGMVVLGGVLGFLLWLATLIIAMMIASRYRETERRMLLWSLGLAAEKGIPLPAAARAFADERHDGIGQRARYLAEGLEQGMPLDAALRASGTPLPPDALMAVRIGCETGRLGACLKGAARAAAQIETTARGAASQVIYLTILVCFCCGVIGFIQYKIVPELVKICYSHNMRLPAVSVFVINGCNWLSSPFLLFGIPLLLVTLLFALGRYVGLIRWDPPLVRRLTRRLDEAVVLRSLGQAVEQQQALPAAVASLAKLYPKSYVRARLRQARDLMRGGTDWCDSLQAAGLLGSVEALVLKSAERVENLGWALGEMADRQVRRFTVRITTLNAIGFPVALLAIASVVFAIALSVFLPLVELIGNLS
- a CDS encoding type II secretion system protein yields the protein MRRRGFTLVEMTVVVSLASIVLGGVAVLLQGVWRAERSVADHRAIRAAMFRLGELFRADVHAGKVADAMTPPDGATADKIALALPGDRTVEYSWANAQIERVVRVNGEIVHQDTFPLPAGATAVWQVADAEPRLVTLLITMPLGVKQLELADKRTMRIDAVIDRRSPAIARAK
- a CDS encoding DUF1559 domain-containing protein, which translates into the protein MKTQQRAMVLTSIRRTTANPCGQRFHWLDCRVRTAHRSQAWRSGFTLVELLVVIAIIGILVSMMLPAVQAARESARRSMCTNNLAQLILAVHNYESAHEVYPPGTINDKGPIRNEPKGYHHNWIVQILPYVDEENAYRQIDQSVSVYAPKNAAVRQHSIGLLQCPSEPGQMWNGIGGTNYAGSHHDVEAPIDVDNNGVFFLNSRLRYEDIRDGSSHTIFLAEKRLDGNDLGWMSGTRAALRNTGTPLNSTVPSAVAFAAAAPGAPPPSQADEEGTVQTEDGAQPPQADSSDKPDAGDDPQSNETPAAPPTQSEPVGDAAEQAKATVSATPAVQAKAQASAAGSKSLLFVGGFGSSHPSLTNVAFGDGNVRVLSNSIDAQVLQQLGHRADGKLLDAAGW